In Horticoccus luteus, the following proteins share a genomic window:
- a CDS encoding cytochrome P450 yields MSRPTIPADLDELLCSPFMLSDPFPAYRRLRREAPVAWSERWQAWVVSRYAEVGPSLKDKESLSNENRQALLFEGLAPQEKEDLKTLRHYFAQKDVIGSDPPDHTRMRGLVQKAFTPKVIASLQPRIERLAEELVGAAAAKGEFDFVQEVAHPLPVVLIAELLGAPPADRELFKTWSADILGFQGSGRTEYATAMVSQRSLTALFNYMTALIEARRKEPRDDLISVLALAEDQGRRLSRDELLATCNTILTAGHETTTNLMGNLVRELLRAPGAWAAVKAEAGKIPGAIEESLRLDAPKQRNFRRIKRTHEFAGVTLPEGQMIFQLIGSANRDEGEFADPDRFDLERENAGDHLSFGAGIHFCLGAGLARAEAATVVKALMRHAPDARLGERGYTWQERIQFRGPGALWVRTR; encoded by the coding sequence TTTGCGGCGGGAGGCGCCGGTGGCGTGGAGTGAGCGGTGGCAGGCGTGGGTGGTGTCGCGTTATGCGGAGGTGGGGCCGTCGTTGAAGGACAAGGAATCGCTTTCGAACGAGAACCGGCAGGCGTTGCTGTTCGAAGGGCTGGCGCCGCAGGAGAAGGAGGATTTGAAAACGCTGCGGCACTACTTTGCGCAGAAGGATGTCATCGGCTCGGATCCGCCGGATCACACGCGCATGCGCGGGCTGGTGCAAAAGGCGTTCACGCCGAAAGTCATCGCGTCGCTGCAGCCACGCATCGAGCGATTGGCCGAGGAGCTGGTGGGCGCGGCGGCGGCGAAGGGCGAATTCGACTTCGTGCAGGAAGTGGCGCATCCGCTGCCGGTGGTGTTGATCGCAGAGCTGCTGGGCGCGCCGCCGGCGGACCGGGAGTTGTTCAAGACCTGGTCGGCGGACATTTTGGGTTTCCAGGGCTCCGGGCGCACGGAATACGCGACGGCGATGGTGTCGCAGCGCAGCCTGACGGCGTTGTTCAACTACATGACGGCGTTGATCGAGGCGCGGCGGAAGGAGCCGCGCGACGATCTGATCAGCGTGCTGGCGCTCGCGGAGGATCAAGGCCGGCGATTGAGCCGCGACGAGCTGCTCGCGACATGCAACACGATCCTCACGGCGGGGCACGAGACGACGACGAATCTCATGGGGAACCTCGTGCGCGAGCTGCTGCGGGCGCCCGGCGCGTGGGCGGCGGTGAAAGCGGAGGCAGGGAAAATCCCCGGCGCGATCGAGGAATCGTTGCGGTTGGATGCGCCGAAGCAGCGGAATTTCCGGCGCATCAAACGCACGCACGAGTTCGCGGGCGTGACGTTGCCGGAAGGGCAGATGATCTTCCAACTGATCGGCTCGGCGAACCGGGATGAGGGGGAGTTCGCGGACCCAGATCGCTTCGATCTCGAACGCGAGAATGCGGGCGACCACCTGAGTTTCGGGGCGGGCATACATTTTTGCCTCGGTGCGGGGCTGGCGCGCGCGGAGGCGGCGACGGTGGTCAAAGCCCTGATGCGCCACGCGCCGGACGCGCGGCTCGGCGAGCGCGGCTACACGTGGCAGGAGCGCATCCAGTTTCGCGGGCCGGGTGCTTTGTGGGTGCGGACGCGGTAA
- a CDS encoding glycoside hydrolase family 35 protein, producing the protein MTTHRPASRHRLIVQRDGFLRHGQPFQFRSGELHFSRVPRPYWRHRLRMMRAMGLNSVSPYLFWAVHEPQPGRFNFRGEADMAAFVRLAAQEGMNVILRPGPYVCAEWDFGGLPPWLLATPDIRVRCSDERYLTAMRRWLRRMGRELAPLQSTRGGPIILVQVENEYGSYGDDGAYLASVREALTEVGFDVPFFTCDGPDAVARGAVAGAFPVANFPLDPADAFAKLRAFSPATPLACGEFYPGTFDHWGESHNRVPISRSTEVVGWMLERKVSFSLYMAHGGTSFGFSAGANTGPAGEYQATVTSYDYDSPIDEGGGPTEKYRALRALIQAHTPERLPPVPGPVAPAIAVRRFALTESAALLEHLPRPVRDPQPRPMEAYGQAHGLILYRSRLAAGAAGRLTVREVHDYGHVYLDGRRVAVLDRRLGQNAVDVAARPAAVQLDILVEAMGRVNYGPHILDRKGITQWVEFPVPYPAGVVMNWEVFNLPLDRTQWRRLKWRAGQVAGPAFHRGSFTLRTTGDTYLDLRGWSKGYVWINGHNLGRFWRIGPQQTLYVPGCWLKRGRNEVIVLDLEREKRGSVAGRRTPVLGENERGEACEQWHP; encoded by the coding sequence GTGACGACCCACCGCCCCGCGTCCCGCCATCGGCTGATTGTGCAGCGCGACGGGTTTTTGCGCCACGGCCAGCCGTTTCAATTTCGCTCGGGTGAGCTGCATTTCTCGCGCGTGCCCCGGCCGTATTGGCGTCATCGGTTGAGGATGATGCGGGCCATGGGGCTCAACAGCGTGAGTCCCTACCTGTTTTGGGCGGTGCATGAGCCGCAGCCGGGACGTTTCAATTTCCGCGGCGAGGCGGATATGGCGGCGTTTGTGCGGCTGGCGGCGCAGGAAGGGATGAACGTGATCCTGCGGCCGGGGCCGTATGTGTGCGCGGAGTGGGATTTCGGCGGGCTGCCGCCGTGGCTGCTGGCGACGCCGGACATTCGCGTGCGCTGCAGCGACGAGCGTTATCTCACGGCGATGCGCCGCTGGTTGCGGCGGATGGGCCGGGAGCTGGCGCCGCTGCAAAGCACGCGCGGCGGCCCGATCATCCTCGTGCAAGTGGAGAACGAATACGGCAGCTACGGCGACGACGGCGCTTATCTGGCGAGCGTGCGCGAGGCGTTGACGGAGGTGGGGTTCGACGTGCCGTTCTTCACCTGCGACGGGCCGGACGCCGTGGCGCGCGGAGCGGTGGCGGGCGCTTTTCCGGTGGCGAATTTTCCGCTGGATCCAGCGGATGCGTTCGCGAAGTTGCGGGCGTTTTCGCCGGCGACGCCGCTGGCGTGCGGCGAGTTTTACCCGGGGACGTTCGACCATTGGGGCGAGTCGCACAATCGCGTGCCCATCTCCCGCTCGACGGAGGTGGTGGGCTGGATGCTGGAGCGCAAGGTGTCGTTCAGCCTCTACATGGCGCACGGCGGGACGTCGTTTGGCTTTTCGGCGGGAGCCAACACGGGGCCGGCGGGCGAATATCAGGCGACGGTCACGAGCTACGACTACGATTCGCCGATCGACGAAGGCGGCGGCCCGACGGAGAAATACCGGGCTTTGCGCGCGTTGATCCAAGCGCACACGCCGGAGCGCCTGCCGCCCGTGCCGGGGCCGGTGGCACCGGCGATCGCGGTGCGGCGCTTCGCGTTGACGGAATCCGCGGCGTTGCTGGAGCACCTCCCGCGGCCGGTGCGCGATCCGCAGCCGCGGCCGATGGAGGCGTATGGGCAGGCGCACGGGTTGATTTTATATCGTTCGCGACTGGCGGCCGGTGCGGCCGGCCGGCTGACGGTGCGGGAGGTGCATGATTACGGGCACGTCTATCTCGATGGCCGGCGGGTGGCGGTGCTTGACCGGCGGCTGGGGCAGAACGCGGTGGACGTGGCGGCGCGGCCGGCGGCGGTGCAGTTGGACATTCTGGTGGAAGCGATGGGGCGCGTGAACTACGGACCGCACATTTTGGATCGAAAGGGGATCACGCAGTGGGTGGAGTTTCCGGTGCCTTACCCGGCGGGCGTGGTGATGAACTGGGAGGTGTTCAACCTACCCCTGGATCGCACGCAGTGGCGGCGGTTGAAGTGGCGGGCGGGGCAGGTGGCGGGCCCGGCGTTTCACCGCGGGAGCTTCACGCTGCGCACGACCGGCGACACCTATCTCGACCTGCGCGGCTGGAGCAAAGGCTACGTGTGGATCAACGGGCACAACCTCGGCCGCTTCTGGCGCATCGGCCCGCAGCAGACCCTGTATGTGCCGGGCTGTTGGTTAAAACGCGGGCGCAACGAAGTGATCGTGCTCGATCTGGAGCGCGAAAAACGCGGGTCGGTGGCCGGGCGGCGGACGCCGGTGCTCGGTGAGAACGAACGAGGCGAGGCGTGCGAGCAGTGGCACCCCTGA
- a CDS encoding fatty acid desaturase has product MTEPLKINWYRTKVDRAVMSDLMRKSDARAFAQVLPQLALYAVTATLACLAFRQVHVTTWPWALPLLLLALFVHGTFASFFGGIACHELCHKTPFATQSLNTFFLKIYAFLAWFDPIGYRASHIRHHQATVHHDHDGEVVLPQGLDWHGVKFVLTALTFSPTGLLKLLRFWIAAACGDLSHDGFFKAWWLQRVVPAANPALRRELRTWARTVLLGHLALAAIFIATGHWFLIVVITFGCQYCGWFVTLCGAAQHVGLSSDVADFRLNTRTYTCGWLPAFCYWNMQYHVEHHMFPAVPFYNLPRLRAAIAHDLPPAPHGLWATWQVLLPILRRQRTEPGYVYVPALPMHEGDRITDSALLAEAAQ; this is encoded by the coding sequence ATGACCGAGCCACTCAAGATCAACTGGTATCGCACGAAGGTCGACCGCGCCGTGATGAGCGACCTCATGCGTAAGAGCGACGCCCGCGCGTTTGCGCAAGTTCTCCCGCAGCTCGCCCTCTACGCCGTCACCGCCACGCTCGCCTGCCTCGCGTTTCGCCAGGTCCACGTCACCACGTGGCCGTGGGCGCTGCCGCTCCTGCTGCTCGCGCTGTTTGTGCACGGCACCTTCGCCAGTTTTTTCGGCGGCATCGCCTGCCACGAGCTGTGCCACAAGACGCCGTTCGCGACCCAATCGCTCAACACGTTCTTCCTGAAAATCTACGCGTTCCTCGCCTGGTTCGACCCCATCGGCTATCGCGCCAGCCACATTCGCCACCACCAGGCCACTGTGCACCACGACCACGACGGCGAGGTCGTCCTCCCGCAGGGCCTGGACTGGCACGGCGTGAAATTCGTCCTCACCGCGCTCACCTTCAGCCCGACCGGCCTGCTCAAACTCCTGCGCTTCTGGATCGCCGCCGCGTGCGGCGATCTCTCGCACGACGGGTTTTTCAAAGCCTGGTGGCTCCAGCGGGTCGTGCCCGCCGCAAATCCCGCCCTGCGCCGCGAACTCCGCACGTGGGCTCGCACTGTCCTCCTTGGCCATCTCGCCCTCGCCGCGATCTTCATCGCCACCGGCCACTGGTTTCTCATCGTTGTCATCACCTTCGGGTGCCAATACTGCGGCTGGTTTGTGACGCTCTGCGGCGCTGCGCAACATGTCGGCCTCTCCTCCGACGTCGCCGATTTCCGCCTCAACACCCGCACCTACACCTGCGGCTGGCTCCCCGCCTTTTGCTACTGGAACATGCAATATCACGTGGAGCACCACATGTTCCCCGCCGTCCCCTTTTATAACCTGCCGCGTCTGCGCGCCGCCATCGCCCACGACCTCCCGCCCGCGCCGCACGGCCTGTGGGCGACATGGCAGGTTCTCCTGCCGATCCTCCGCCGCCAGCGCACGGAACCCGGTTACGTTTACGTCCCGGCCTTGCCGATGCACGAGGGCGATCGCATCACCGACTCCGCCCTTCTCGCCGAAGCCGCGCAGTGA
- the mgtE gene encoding magnesium transporter, producing MPAQANVKVELLALLARRDVAGMRKYCEPWLPADLAPIIADLHVEQLALLFRATSRELAVATFPYLDTEAQRKLLKTLSQEQVAALLNALPPDDRTAFLDELPLDVAMQLLSLLSPEERAVATSLLAYPENSVGRMMTLDYVAVKPDWTVAQVLEHIRHFGYDRETLNMVYVLDEHGRLIDDVRVRRFLLSPLERPVRELMDGNYTTLFPTDDRETALETFRKFDRVALPVCDEQKKIIGIVTVDDMLDVAEEEATEDIQKLGGSEALDEPYTTIALSRMIRKRASWLVVLFLGEMMTATAMGFFEEEIAKAVVLALFVPLVISSGGNAGSQAATLVIRALALGEFKLRDWWSVMRRELVAGVALGLILGVIGFLRIAIWSAFSGIYGPHWPLVGATVGLALVGIVLWGSLVGSMLPLALKRLGFDPATSSAPFVATLVDVTGLIIYFSVALLILRGTML from the coding sequence ATGCCCGCGCAAGCGAACGTCAAAGTGGAACTGCTCGCTCTCCTGGCCCGGAGGGATGTCGCCGGCATGCGCAAGTATTGCGAACCGTGGCTGCCGGCGGATTTGGCGCCGATCATCGCGGACCTGCATGTCGAGCAACTAGCGTTGCTGTTTCGCGCGACGTCGCGCGAGCTGGCGGTGGCGACATTTCCGTATCTCGACACGGAGGCGCAGCGGAAACTGCTGAAGACGTTGAGCCAGGAGCAGGTGGCGGCGTTGCTGAACGCGTTGCCGCCGGATGATCGCACGGCGTTTCTGGACGAACTGCCACTCGATGTGGCGATGCAGTTGCTGTCGTTGCTGTCGCCCGAAGAGCGGGCGGTGGCGACCTCGTTGCTGGCGTATCCGGAGAACAGCGTCGGCCGGATGATGACGCTCGATTACGTGGCGGTGAAGCCGGACTGGACGGTGGCGCAGGTGCTCGAGCACATCCGGCACTTCGGCTACGACCGGGAGACGTTGAACATGGTTTACGTGCTCGATGAGCACGGGCGGTTGATCGACGACGTGCGGGTGCGGCGCTTCCTGCTTTCGCCGCTGGAGCGGCCGGTGCGCGAGTTGATGGATGGCAACTACACGACGCTGTTTCCGACCGACGACCGGGAGACCGCGCTGGAGACGTTTCGCAAATTCGACCGGGTGGCGCTGCCGGTCTGCGACGAGCAGAAGAAGATCATCGGGATCGTGACGGTGGATGACATGCTCGACGTGGCGGAGGAGGAGGCGACGGAGGACATCCAGAAGTTGGGCGGCAGTGAGGCGCTCGACGAACCTTACACCACGATCGCGCTGTCGCGGATGATTCGGAAGCGGGCGAGCTGGCTGGTGGTGTTGTTTTTGGGCGAGATGATGACGGCGACGGCGATGGGATTTTTCGAAGAGGAGATCGCGAAGGCGGTGGTGCTGGCGTTGTTCGTGCCGCTGGTGATCAGCTCGGGCGGCAATGCGGGCTCGCAAGCGGCGACGCTGGTGATTCGCGCGCTGGCGTTGGGGGAATTCAAGTTGCGCGACTGGTGGTCGGTGATGCGCCGGGAACTGGTGGCGGGTGTGGCGCTCGGCCTGATCCTGGGCGTGATCGGATTTCTGCGGATCGCGATCTGGTCGGCGTTCTCGGGGATTTATGGTCCGCATTGGCCGTTGGTCGGAGCGACGGTGGGACTGGCGTTGGTGGGGATCGTGTTGTGGGGTTCGCTGGTGGGCTCGATGCTGCCGCTCGCGTTGAAACGCCTGGGCTTCGATCCGGCGACCTCGAGCGCGCCGTTTGTCGCCACGCTGGTCGACGTGACGGGGTTGATCATCTACTTCAGCGTGGCCTTGTTGATCCTGCGCGGGACGATGCTGTGA
- a CDS encoding heparinase II/III domain-containing protein: MRLIPLNSAEAVFEPFFDENLSEINEWKVDAPGALGLSLKPGWAFVTYQWEQAAADGLVLRMRRDYAAFDCADYDRLVVTINAPEESVVTIAAETDAGPRRMTGEPVGATRREEELPLEGATRIDSLTVEVRNPHPGAGSGWLLWFGLQSSTRLPAHLAQWTGYDERWEKYLQPAEFEPTFTPSYGLLIDAEELAAVRAGFAQSPVTRELREGAETARAVRPESLIGENMPYWSTNMLRRARDSHKLLSLHGPIAAQAGLLWRDKALCRLAARFALSIAHCGHWEDVFFAHTPGCTWEQRGFIAAVATWDCALILDLCGEWFTPLGRELVLRRIATEAHGRMCHASWWWEYMYHGNQLAWISPARLYGLLELERHMPARLGPYPPPERSRVAAHTEAAWADLQDNLAKALLPDGGYLEGVSYFTYTARQAFLCATLYGRARGVNPRDLIPAALLRTDRLAEMLLSTDREQDMLLTGDAMFPISEGLAFLAWLMPQSHWVTIYRRSLQRAGSAPLLLPLRLEAEIPAEGPPLRAFCEMPDTGMMCSVRRHAGELVKLFIMGNKSGGDHQHEDKGSFVLEFAGESFAMDFGVLDYANPVTDLLKHAQRHTMLAPWSDDERPRPANPIYADIKPQGTGDAERFHASAELAAGWEGWFKRWRRTWDSPQPTRFVITDEWEVERGEGVIFYWTTPLPIRREGDCVIIEGERARAVVRVPAGVDAVIELLPLQDPRRTSVETVYHGASNRRQSTIAVEPGHGSLFGWRHAATQPRLSLRQRGRAGTLRVEVELALK, from the coding sequence ATGCGACTTATTCCCCTGAACAGCGCGGAAGCGGTTTTCGAACCGTTCTTCGATGAGAATCTGAGTGAGATCAACGAATGGAAAGTCGATGCGCCGGGTGCGCTCGGGTTGAGCCTCAAGCCGGGCTGGGCGTTTGTCACGTATCAGTGGGAGCAGGCGGCGGCGGACGGCCTCGTGCTGCGCATGCGGCGCGATTACGCGGCGTTCGATTGCGCGGACTACGATCGCCTCGTCGTGACGATCAACGCGCCGGAGGAAAGCGTGGTGACGATCGCGGCGGAAACCGACGCGGGGCCGCGGCGGATGACGGGCGAACCGGTCGGCGCGACGCGGCGCGAGGAAGAGCTGCCGCTCGAGGGGGCGACGCGCATCGACTCGCTCACGGTGGAAGTGCGCAATCCGCATCCGGGTGCGGGCTCCGGCTGGCTGTTGTGGTTCGGCCTGCAAAGCTCGACGCGGCTGCCGGCGCATCTGGCGCAGTGGACGGGTTACGACGAACGCTGGGAAAAGTATCTCCAGCCGGCGGAGTTTGAGCCGACGTTTACGCCGAGCTACGGACTGCTGATCGACGCGGAGGAACTGGCGGCGGTGCGGGCGGGTTTTGCGCAGTCGCCGGTGACGCGCGAGTTGCGCGAAGGCGCGGAGACAGCGCGCGCGGTGCGGCCCGAAAGTCTCATCGGCGAGAACATGCCGTATTGGAGCACCAACATGCTGCGGCGGGCGCGCGACAGCCACAAACTGCTCTCGTTGCACGGACCGATCGCGGCGCAGGCGGGGCTGCTCTGGCGGGACAAGGCGCTCTGCCGGCTGGCGGCGCGGTTTGCGCTGAGCATCGCGCATTGCGGACATTGGGAGGACGTGTTCTTCGCGCACACGCCGGGTTGCACGTGGGAGCAGCGCGGGTTCATCGCCGCGGTGGCGACGTGGGATTGCGCGCTGATTTTGGATTTGTGCGGCGAGTGGTTCACGCCGTTGGGGCGCGAACTGGTGTTGCGCCGGATCGCGACGGAGGCGCACGGGCGAATGTGCCACGCGTCGTGGTGGTGGGAGTATATGTATCACGGCAACCAGCTCGCGTGGATATCGCCGGCGCGGCTTTACGGGCTGCTGGAACTCGAGCGGCACATGCCGGCGCGGCTGGGGCCTTATCCGCCGCCGGAACGCTCGCGCGTGGCGGCGCACACGGAGGCGGCGTGGGCGGATCTGCAGGACAACCTGGCGAAGGCGCTGCTGCCGGACGGCGGGTATCTGGAGGGCGTATCGTATTTCACTTACACGGCGCGGCAGGCGTTTTTATGCGCGACGCTGTATGGGCGGGCGCGCGGCGTGAATCCGCGCGATCTGATTCCGGCGGCGCTGCTGCGGACGGATCGGCTGGCGGAAATGCTGCTCTCGACCGATCGCGAGCAGGACATGCTGCTGACGGGCGACGCGATGTTTCCGATCAGCGAAGGGCTCGCGTTTCTCGCCTGGTTGATGCCGCAATCGCATTGGGTGACGATTTACCGGCGGTCGCTGCAGCGCGCGGGGTCGGCGCCATTGCTGCTGCCGTTGCGGCTGGAGGCGGAGATCCCCGCGGAGGGGCCGCCGCTGCGGGCGTTTTGCGAGATGCCGGACACGGGCATGATGTGCTCGGTGCGGCGGCACGCCGGCGAACTGGTGAAGTTGTTTATCATGGGCAACAAGTCCGGCGGGGATCACCAGCACGAGGACAAGGGCAGTTTCGTGCTCGAATTTGCGGGGGAGAGTTTCGCGATGGATTTCGGCGTGCTCGACTACGCGAACCCGGTGACCGATCTGCTGAAGCACGCGCAACGGCACACGATGCTCGCGCCGTGGAGCGACGACGAGCGGCCGCGGCCGGCGAATCCGATTTATGCGGACATCAAGCCGCAGGGCACGGGCGACGCGGAGCGGTTTCACGCGAGCGCGGAGCTGGCGGCGGGCTGGGAAGGCTGGTTCAAACGCTGGCGGCGCACGTGGGATTCGCCGCAGCCGACGCGTTTTGTCATCACCGACGAATGGGAGGTCGAGCGCGGGGAAGGCGTGATCTTCTACTGGACGACGCCGCTGCCGATACGGCGCGAGGGCGACTGCGTGATCATCGAAGGCGAGCGGGCGCGTGCGGTGGTGCGGGTGCCGGCGGGCGTCGACGCGGTAATCGAACTGCTGCCGTTGCAGGATCCGCGGCGCACGAGCGTCGAGACTGTTTACCACGGGGCGAGCAACCGCCGGCAGTCGACGATCGCGGTCGAGCCGGGGCACGGGAGTTTGTTTGGCTGGCGGCACGCGGCGACGCAGCCGCGGTTGAGTCTGCGGCAGCGCGGTCGGGCGGGGACGTTGCGCGTCGAAGTGGAGTTGGCGCTGAAGTGA
- a CDS encoding ATP-binding cassette domain-containing protein — translation MTVTDDASSAPAVEVRGLVKRYDKVEALRGIDLTVQRGERFALLGPNGAGKTTLFSILATLRAPTEGGARVLGLDVVAERDAVRRAMGIVFQEPAIEQRLSGRDNLLLMGLFYGLGSAAAKKRAADILGELGLAEAADRPAKNLSGGQRRKLELARALVTDPKILFLDEATLGLDVDARRGFWAQVSALAAAGRTVFFTTHYMEEAEVADRIALIDAGRIVALDTPRALKARIGGGVIRLKTDDDGRARAWMTEQGLTPEPGGDELMLVHADPAGTLPDLLRHLPVKVLRVEIHEPSLEDVFLKLTGRGFGAAPRAAERAGGKVAGRREVNGGASA, via the coding sequence GTGACGGTCACCGATGATGCCTCCTCCGCGCCCGCCGTCGAAGTGCGCGGACTCGTGAAACGCTACGATAAAGTCGAGGCGCTGCGGGGCATCGATCTCACGGTGCAACGCGGGGAACGGTTCGCGCTGCTCGGGCCGAACGGGGCGGGCAAGACGACGTTGTTTTCGATACTGGCGACGTTGCGGGCGCCGACGGAGGGAGGGGCGCGCGTGCTGGGGCTCGATGTGGTGGCAGAGCGCGATGCGGTGCGGCGGGCGATGGGCATCGTGTTTCAGGAGCCGGCGATCGAGCAGCGGTTGTCGGGGCGCGATAATCTGCTGTTGATGGGATTGTTTTACGGACTCGGGTCGGCGGCGGCGAAGAAGCGCGCGGCGGACATTCTCGGAGAGCTGGGGCTGGCGGAGGCGGCGGACCGGCCGGCGAAAAATCTTTCGGGCGGGCAGCGGCGGAAACTGGAACTGGCGCGGGCGTTGGTGACGGATCCGAAGATCCTGTTTCTCGACGAGGCGACGCTGGGGCTCGACGTGGATGCGCGGCGGGGGTTTTGGGCGCAGGTGAGCGCGCTGGCGGCGGCGGGGCGCACGGTGTTTTTCACGACGCACTACATGGAGGAGGCGGAAGTGGCGGACAGGATCGCGTTGATCGACGCGGGGCGGATCGTGGCGCTGGATACGCCGCGGGCATTGAAGGCGCGCATTGGCGGCGGGGTGATCCGGCTGAAGACGGATGACGATGGCCGGGCGCGCGCGTGGATGACAGAACAAGGACTCACGCCGGAGCCGGGCGGCGACGAGCTCATGCTCGTGCACGCGGATCCGGCAGGGACGCTGCCCGATCTGCTGCGGCATCTGCCGGTGAAGGTGTTGCGCGTGGAAATCCACGAGCCGAGTTTGGAGGATGTGTTTTTGAAGCTGACCGGCCGCGGCTTCGGTGCAGCGCCGCGTGCGGCGGAACGGGCTGGCGGGAAAGTGGCGGGACGGCGCGAAGTGAACGGAGGGGCGAGCGCATGA
- a CDS encoding MJ1477/TM1410 family putative glycoside hydrolase codes for MMKFLVSALWFGTLGAIGVAGATTTERPATFAYVLQAEGLAATKAGAVAQLAASGRDWLVLDAMFGDGVPWERGDLDAMRSAREGRKIVAYVSIGEAEDYRPYWRKEWGTGGHLTGAAPEWLEGENPEWKGNYRVKYWRADWQRLVLAVIDDVMARGFDGVYLDIVDGFETFEERPGGQLMNPETKQSYRRDMVEWVKVIAARARTSRPEALVIPQNGSQLVAQPDFLAVISGIGIEDLLTDGDKLQTKAHTREVAGHLEKMRAAGKPVLLVEYPRRADRRAWVWQQGREHGWAVLVTDRELRTLGWAGNE; via the coding sequence ATGATGAAGTTTCTCGTTTCCGCCCTATGGTTTGGAACGCTCGGCGCGATCGGCGTGGCCGGGGCGACGACGACGGAGCGGCCGGCGACGTTTGCGTATGTGTTGCAGGCGGAGGGACTGGCGGCGACGAAGGCGGGGGCGGTGGCGCAGCTCGCAGCCTCCGGGCGCGACTGGCTGGTGCTCGATGCGATGTTTGGCGACGGTGTGCCGTGGGAGCGAGGCGACCTCGACGCGATGCGAAGCGCGCGGGAGGGGCGCAAGATCGTGGCGTATGTTTCCATCGGTGAGGCGGAAGACTATCGGCCTTACTGGCGCAAAGAGTGGGGCACGGGCGGACACTTGACGGGCGCGGCGCCGGAATGGCTCGAAGGAGAGAATCCCGAGTGGAAGGGAAATTATCGGGTGAAATACTGGCGCGCCGACTGGCAGCGCCTCGTGCTGGCCGTGATCGACGACGTGATGGCGCGGGGCTTTGACGGCGTGTATCTGGATATCGTGGATGGGTTCGAGACCTTCGAGGAGCGACCCGGCGGGCAGTTGATGAATCCGGAAACCAAGCAGAGCTATCGTCGCGACATGGTCGAATGGGTGAAAGTCATCGCTGCGCGGGCGCGGACGAGTCGGCCGGAGGCGCTGGTCATTCCGCAGAACGGCTCGCAGTTGGTCGCGCAGCCTGATTTTTTGGCGGTCATCAGCGGTATCGGTATCGAGGATTTGTTGACCGACGGGGATAAACTGCAGACGAAGGCGCACACCCGCGAAGTGGCCGGACACTTGGAGAAGATGCGCGCGGCGGGAAAGCCGGTGTTGCTGGTCGAATATCCGCGGCGCGCAGACCGGCGGGCGTGGGTGTGGCAGCAGGGTCGAGAACACGGCTGGGCGGTGCTGGTGACGGACCGGGAATTGCGGACGCTGGGGTGGGCTGGGAACGAGTGA
- a CDS encoding PDZ domain-containing protein, whose product MICRRFGLLLLPLALFSGCQIAGELSPLFRPDPDLWQMRSVVRLAPAAAAVEVHTVPDLVPETNRYLRQGYFQVGSTRFFTAEVVPDSWLQTQARAAGADVVLANNEYMGEEHTMAVVAFTGVPIPIVRHKYRFSAAFLRKVDRLVLGVHVDDLSSDDRYNLQRTAGVKVVAVIDNTSAARAGLQPGDVLITAGDIHLVSAETLFEAEAQLAGQDVMLRLIREGEVLETNVRFEKL is encoded by the coding sequence ATGATTTGCCGCCGCTTCGGACTCCTCCTTCTTCCCCTGGCTTTGTTCAGCGGCTGTCAGATCGCCGGCGAACTCAGCCCGCTGTTTCGCCCCGATCCCGATCTCTGGCAGATGCGCTCCGTCGTTCGCCTCGCGCCCGCGGCGGCCGCCGTCGAGGTGCACACCGTTCCTGACCTCGTGCCGGAAACGAACCGCTATCTCCGCCAAGGCTATTTCCAAGTCGGCAGCACGCGCTTCTTCACCGCTGAGGTGGTGCCCGATTCGTGGCTCCAGACGCAGGCCCGCGCCGCCGGTGCCGACGTCGTCCTCGCCAACAACGAATACATGGGCGAGGAACACACGATGGCCGTCGTCGCGTTCACCGGCGTGCCCATCCCGATCGTCCGCCACAAGTATCGTTTTTCCGCCGCCTTCCTGCGCAAGGTCGACCGGCTCGTCCTCGGCGTACACGTGGACGATCTCTCGAGCGACGATCGCTACAACCTGCAACGCACCGCCGGCGTAAAGGTGGTCGCTGTGATCGACAACACCTCGGCCGCCCGCGCCGGCCTCCAGCCCGGCGATGTGCTGATCACCGCGGGCGATATCCATCTCGTTTCCGCGGAAACGCTCTTCGAAGCCGAGGCCCAGCTCGCCGGCCAGGATGTCATGCTGCGCCTCATCCGCGAAGGCGAAGTGTTGGAAACGAACGTTCGCTTCGAGAAATTGTAA